The Kogia breviceps isolate mKogBre1 chromosome 16, mKogBre1 haplotype 1, whole genome shotgun sequence genome window below encodes:
- the ARL11 gene encoding ADP-ribosylation factor-like protein 11 isoform X1 produces MGSVNSRGHKAEAQVVMIGLDLAGKTTLLYKLKGHQLVETLPTVGFNVEPLEAPGHVSLTLWDVGGQSQLRASWKDYLEGTDVLMYVLDSTDEARLPEAVAELTEALDDPHLASVPLLVLANKQEAPHALPLPEIRDRLGLHRFQGHSWELQGCSALTGEGLPEALESLRRLLKSCNHCNSRTHLMQLDTSGVLLPSRSPSPEDGQRQGSRAMRLSRLCLLPQSLGQGGRVPA; encoded by the exons ATGGGGTCTGTGAACTCCCGAGGTCACAAGGCGGAAGCCCAGGTGGTGATGATAGGCCTGGACTTGGCCGGCAAGACCACGCTCCTGTACAAACTGAAGGGCCACCAGCTGGTGGAGACCCTGCCCACCGTGGGTTTCAACGTGGAGCCTCTCGAAGCCCCTGGGCACGTGTCTCTGACCCTCTGGGATGTTGGGGGGCAGAGCCAGCTCCGGGCCAGCTGGAAGGACTACCTGGAGGGCACGGACGTCCTCATGTACGTGCTGGACAGCACAGACGAGGCCCGCTTGCCTGAGGCGGTGGCTGAGCTCACCGAGGCCCTGGACGACCCCCATCTGGCCAGTGTGCCCCTCCTGGTGCTGGCCAACAAGCAGGAGGCCCCCCACGCCCTGCCGCTGCCTGAGATCAGAGACAGGCTGGGCTTGCACAGGTTCCAGGGGCACAGCTGGGAGCTGCAGGGCTGCAGCGCCCTTACCGGAGAGGGGCTTCCCGAGGCCCTGGAGAGCCTGAGGCGCCTCCTGAAATCCTGCAACCACTGTAACTCCAG AACCCACCTGATGCAACTCGACACCAGCGGGGTACTGCTCCCTTCCAGAAGCCCCAGCCCCGAAGACGGACAGAGGCAAGGCAGTCGAGCAATGAGATTGTCCAGGCTGTGCCTCTTGCCGCAGAGCCTGGGTCAAGGTGGGAGAGTCCCTGCGTAA
- the ARL11 gene encoding ADP-ribosylation factor-like protein 11 isoform X3 → MGSVNSRGHKAEAQVVMIGLDLAGKTTLLYKLKGHQLVETLPTVGFNVEPLEAPGHVSLTLWDVGGQSQLRASWKDYLEGTDVLMYVLDSTDEARLPEAVAELTEALDDPHLASVPLLVLANKQEAPHALPLPEIRDRLGLHRFQGHSWELQGCSALTGEGLPEALESLRRLLKSCNHCNSR, encoded by the coding sequence ATGGGGTCTGTGAACTCCCGAGGTCACAAGGCGGAAGCCCAGGTGGTGATGATAGGCCTGGACTTGGCCGGCAAGACCACGCTCCTGTACAAACTGAAGGGCCACCAGCTGGTGGAGACCCTGCCCACCGTGGGTTTCAACGTGGAGCCTCTCGAAGCCCCTGGGCACGTGTCTCTGACCCTCTGGGATGTTGGGGGGCAGAGCCAGCTCCGGGCCAGCTGGAAGGACTACCTGGAGGGCACGGACGTCCTCATGTACGTGCTGGACAGCACAGACGAGGCCCGCTTGCCTGAGGCGGTGGCTGAGCTCACCGAGGCCCTGGACGACCCCCATCTGGCCAGTGTGCCCCTCCTGGTGCTGGCCAACAAGCAGGAGGCCCCCCACGCCCTGCCGCTGCCTGAGATCAGAGACAGGCTGGGCTTGCACAGGTTCCAGGGGCACAGCTGGGAGCTGCAGGGCTGCAGCGCCCTTACCGGAGAGGGGCTTCCCGAGGCCCTGGAGAGCCTGAGGCGCCTCCTGAAATCCTGCAACCACTGTAACTCCAGGTGA
- the ARL11 gene encoding ADP-ribosylation factor-like protein 11 isoform X2 translates to MGSVNSRGHKAEAQVVMIGLDLAGKTTLLYKLKGHQLVETLPTVGFNVEPLEAPGHVSLTLWDVGGQSQLRASWKDYLEGTDVLMYVLDSTDEARLPEAVAELTEALDDPHLASVPLLVLANKQEAPHALPLPEIRDRLGLHRFQGHSWELQGCSALTGEGLPEALESLRRLLKSCNHCNSRCSPGLPWWRSG, encoded by the exons ATGGGGTCTGTGAACTCCCGAGGTCACAAGGCGGAAGCCCAGGTGGTGATGATAGGCCTGGACTTGGCCGGCAAGACCACGCTCCTGTACAAACTGAAGGGCCACCAGCTGGTGGAGACCCTGCCCACCGTGGGTTTCAACGTGGAGCCTCTCGAAGCCCCTGGGCACGTGTCTCTGACCCTCTGGGATGTTGGGGGGCAGAGCCAGCTCCGGGCCAGCTGGAAGGACTACCTGGAGGGCACGGACGTCCTCATGTACGTGCTGGACAGCACAGACGAGGCCCGCTTGCCTGAGGCGGTGGCTGAGCTCACCGAGGCCCTGGACGACCCCCATCTGGCCAGTGTGCCCCTCCTGGTGCTGGCCAACAAGCAGGAGGCCCCCCACGCCCTGCCGCTGCCTGAGATCAGAGACAGGCTGGGCTTGCACAGGTTCCAGGGGCACAGCTGGGAGCTGCAGGGCTGCAGCGCCCTTACCGGAGAGGGGCTTCCCGAGGCCCTGGAGAGCCTGAGGCGCCTCCTGAAATCCTGCAACCACTGTAACTCCAG gtgctctcctgggcttccctggtggcgcagtggttga